In Zobellia roscoffensis, the following are encoded in one genomic region:
- a CDS encoding ligand-binding sensor domain-containing protein: MFLKYCCKVFTFFILFLSIHTVRPQDATSFNFQHITEGISHSTATVFLEDSYGFIWIGTRNGLNRYDGKDFEIFNKTLNGVNGLTHEYVVSLYEDGENILISTNDGLSLYDRSLNLVVPYPFKKEGKKIESKRFQGVTKLHGYLWLGTEKSGLYRYQPETGDLKHLKIPNDYIKLKNKRIDRVLEIMPLANDHMLVITTYNILVINKEMEILNKLQQKDEIFATTALGENNYLLGTLNGSLVQLEVDKNLKFLIKRKNVSPGYCIRSLAKGRNRELWIGTENNGLYIYNKNLEQVQHIEYSVYRPNSISGNSIWALLNTRNGIMWVAPYRSGLNFHDPELFKFRHFTSDPLNPKSLSNKLINCFSKDPNGNVWIGTDGGGLNYWNRSLNTFDHYSIKNKNFGSDVVLSLLQTKQNELWVGTWTNGIIVFNTKSKKYDELNTQNSFLKSNIVVDLLLDKKDRIWVVNFFTGLQLFNPKTNKHEDIVLTSEVDGTEINSLNTIFEDNQGNIWIGALNSGLFKLSENNGTWTSAHYHIKNSLSNNFVNSIIQDTENTIWVGTQGGLNKYIPENDSFEIINKSDGLKNDAIKEIIDDKNKHLWLSTEEGIIRYHTDTGKTMEYGVVDGLQANQFNPNASLVTNKGEYIFGGVNGFNIFTAKDVVKRKDKLTLFISDLKIFNKSVLPNDEFGVLEKDISQVDSLTLNYDQSVINIDFKALTMRHPESVDYAFYLEGFEKNWNYVGNNPSATYTNLNPGAYTLRMKSTNSDGVWIDNELKLHMTITPPYWQMWWFQFLLVVLVLLLLYLAYYLKVRNIKKNQKILVQKVAERTRELRHQKNKLEEAASSLQSKNKEIQQFTFAVSHDLKSPLNNIKGLAGLVPISIEAKDFKTVEEYLNLIDISCDNMSALISDITKIAELGKVENKNELLNTNEILNLSKDLIKGNLDKEKVELTIANDLPKIYGDRKRITQVFSNFLDNSIKYMGDQKNPKISVDYIDNGDTNSFLVRDNGLGMNENALQNLFTPFERFHKNTEGTGLGLYMVKKIAVSHGGTIVAESEGVGKGTTFKLTLPKAEIAMQKAKNNNRLRTES; the protein is encoded by the coding sequence ATGTTTTTAAAGTATTGTTGCAAGGTTTTTACTTTTTTCATTCTTTTTCTTTCCATACATACGGTTAGACCTCAAGATGCAACATCCTTTAATTTCCAACATATAACAGAAGGAATATCGCATAGTACAGCTACTGTTTTTTTAGAAGATAGTTACGGTTTTATCTGGATCGGAACTAGAAATGGACTGAATAGATACGATGGTAAGGATTTTGAAATATTCAACAAAACGCTAAATGGCGTAAATGGACTTACCCACGAATACGTAGTTTCCCTATATGAGGATGGCGAAAACATACTAATTAGCACCAATGATGGCCTAAGCTTATACGACCGCAGTTTAAATCTAGTAGTTCCGTATCCCTTTAAGAAAGAGGGGAAGAAAATTGAATCCAAAAGGTTTCAAGGGGTAACAAAACTACATGGCTATTTATGGCTGGGCACGGAAAAAAGCGGACTATACAGATATCAACCAGAAACGGGAGACCTAAAACACCTTAAAATTCCAAATGACTATATAAAACTAAAAAATAAGCGGATAGACCGAGTCCTTGAAATAATGCCCCTGGCCAACGATCACATGTTGGTTATTACCACCTACAATATTTTAGTGATAAACAAGGAAATGGAAATCCTGAACAAACTTCAGCAAAAAGACGAAATTTTCGCAACCACCGCTCTGGGAGAAAACAACTATTTACTAGGCACCCTTAATGGGTCTCTAGTACAACTAGAGGTTGATAAGAATTTAAAGTTCCTTATCAAAAGAAAAAATGTTAGTCCCGGTTATTGCATCCGTTCCTTAGCAAAGGGCCGCAACCGTGAATTATGGATAGGAACAGAAAACAACGGCCTCTATATCTACAACAAAAATTTAGAACAGGTACAACATATAGAATATAGTGTTTACAGACCCAATTCCATCTCGGGCAACTCTATTTGGGCACTATTAAATACGCGTAACGGCATTATGTGGGTGGCTCCCTATAGGAGTGGCCTTAATTTCCACGATCCTGAGCTATTTAAGTTCAGACATTTTACTTCAGACCCATTAAACCCTAAATCTTTAAGTAACAAGTTGATAAATTGTTTTAGCAAAGATCCCAATGGGAATGTATGGATAGGAACGGACGGTGGTGGATTAAATTATTGGAACAGAAGTTTAAATACATTTGACCATTATTCTATAAAGAACAAGAATTTTGGCAGTGATGTAGTGCTTTCATTACTACAGACAAAACAAAACGAATTATGGGTCGGTACTTGGACCAATGGTATTATCGTCTTTAATACGAAAAGTAAAAAGTATGATGAATTAAATACACAGAACTCATTTTTAAAATCCAACATCGTAGTTGATCTCTTGCTAGACAAAAAGGATCGTATCTGGGTTGTAAATTTTTTTACAGGCTTACAGCTTTTCAATCCAAAGACAAACAAACATGAAGATATCGTTCTGACCTCTGAAGTAGATGGTACCGAAATAAATTCGTTAAACACCATATTTGAAGATAATCAAGGTAATATTTGGATTGGAGCACTCAATTCCGGCTTATTTAAACTATCAGAAAACAACGGTACTTGGACGAGCGCGCATTATCACATTAAGAATTCGCTAAGTAACAATTTTGTCAACTCCATTATTCAGGATACCGAAAATACCATTTGGGTCGGCACCCAAGGAGGACTTAACAAATACATCCCTGAAAATGATTCTTTTGAGATAATCAACAAATCAGACGGACTCAAAAATGATGCTATTAAAGAAATTATAGATGATAAGAACAAACATCTATGGTTAAGTACGGAGGAAGGTATTATTAGATACCATACGGATACCGGAAAAACAATGGAATATGGGGTGGTTGATGGTCTGCAGGCTAACCAATTCAACCCTAACGCCTCACTGGTTACCAACAAAGGAGAGTATATATTTGGGGGCGTAAACGGATTCAATATTTTTACCGCCAAGGATGTTGTTAAACGAAAAGATAAACTTACCCTGTTTATTTCGGACCTTAAAATTTTCAACAAATCAGTTCTACCAAATGATGAATTTGGTGTTTTAGAGAAGGATATTAGCCAAGTAGATTCCCTTACCCTCAACTATGACCAATCCGTAATAAATATTGATTTTAAGGCCCTTACCATGAGACACCCAGAAAGTGTTGACTATGCCTTTTATTTAGAGGGGTTTGAAAAAAACTGGAACTATGTAGGAAACAATCCCAGTGCCACATATACCAACCTAAACCCCGGAGCATATACGTTACGCATGAAATCTACCAATTCCGATGGAGTTTGGATAGATAATGAATTGAAACTGCACATGACTATTACCCCGCCCTATTGGCAAATGTGGTGGTTCCAATTTTTATTGGTCGTTCTGGTTTTACTATTACTGTATTTAGCCTATTACCTCAAAGTCCGAAATATCAAAAAAAACCAAAAAATATTAGTTCAAAAAGTAGCGGAACGTACTAGGGAACTAAGGCATCAAAAAAACAAACTTGAAGAAGCCGCAAGTAGCTTACAATCAAAAAACAAGGAAATTCAACAATTTACCTTTGCCGTGTCCCATGACTTAAAAAGTCCGCTTAATAATATTAAAGGACTTGCCGGTCTTGTACCCATATCCATTGAAGCAAAAGATTTTAAGACAGTAGAAGAATATCTCAACTTAATAGATATTTCCTGTGATAACATGAGCGCATTGATTTCGGATATCACCAAAATTGCGGAATTGGGTAAAGTCGAAAATAAAAATGAACTGTTGAACACCAATGAAATATTGAATTTGTCCAAGGATTTGATAAAGGGAAATCTTGACAAAGAAAAAGTTGAGCTCACTATTGCGAACGATTTACCCAAAATATATGGTGACCGCAAACGTATAACCCAGGTATTCAGTAACTTTTTAGATAATTCCATCAAATATATGGGAGACCAAAAAAATCCTAAAATATCTGTGGATTATATTGATAATGGGGACACTAACAGCTTCTTAGTACGTGATAATGGATTAGGGATGAATGAAAACGCCTTACAAAATCTATTTACACCATTTGAACGTTTTCACAAAAATACAGAAGGTACAGGCTTGGGGCTTTATATGGTGAAAAAAATAGCGGTTTCTCATGGAGGAACCATCGTTGCAGAATCTGAAGGCGTCGGAAAAGGAACCACCTTTAAGCTTACTCTACCAAAAGCGGAAATAGCTATGCAAAAAGCAAAAAATAACAATCGGTTACGAACTGAGTCATAG
- a CDS encoding Crp/Fnr family transcriptional regulator, with product MRSYHTDDQLVETNLLLRSDNEFITDYESFISQEPSTLRIQSIEKGEAIFLDRAGLNSLYDTSFYWNKFGRIISEQIFVNSKRRTEQLLFLTPKERYLLLLKDHPDYFQKYALKHIASYLGITPQSLSRIRNQISKH from the coding sequence ATGCGGTCTTATCATACAGATGACCAGCTAGTTGAAACCAATCTCTTGCTGAGGTCGGATAATGAATTTATTACGGATTACGAGAGTTTTATTAGTCAAGAGCCGTCTACTTTACGAATTCAGTCTATTGAAAAAGGGGAAGCTATTTTTTTAGACAGAGCAGGACTAAATTCGTTATATGACACCTCCTTTTATTGGAATAAATTTGGTAGAATTATTAGTGAACAGATATTTGTAAATAGCAAACGTAGAACGGAACAGCTATTATTCTTAACTCCCAAGGAAAGATATTTACTTTTGTTAAAAGATCATCCGGACTACTTTCAAAAATATGCTTTGAAACATATTGCCAGCTATTTGGGGATAACGCCCCAATCATTAAGTAGAATCAGAAATCAGATTTCAAAACATTAA
- a CDS encoding DUF3995 domain-containing protein: protein MIVMILSVILFLIFIALGGIHFYWLFGGVWALKKAIPTRENEVNSLAIPKIATLIVGLVLVSFGLVYLLKSSLIEFQVSNWIINYAYWFIPSIFILRAIGDFNYVGFFKKIKHTTFAKADSKVFVPLCLTIGIMGMLIQYLS, encoded by the coding sequence ATGATTGTCATGATTTTATCGGTGATTCTATTCTTAATTTTTATTGCTCTTGGCGGTATTCATTTCTATTGGCTTTTTGGTGGAGTTTGGGCATTGAAAAAAGCAATTCCAACAAGAGAAAACGAGGTAAACTCACTGGCTATTCCTAAAATAGCAACATTAATAGTAGGTCTTGTTTTGGTTTCATTTGGTCTTGTTTATCTTTTGAAATCAAGTTTGATAGAATTTCAGGTTTCAAATTGGATTATAAATTATGCATATTGGTTTATTCCTTCTATTTTTATTTTACGGGCCATAGGCGATTTTAATTATGTTGGCTTTTTTAAGAAAATAAAACATACCACATTCGCAAAAGCAGATTCAAAAGTATTTGTTCCTTTATGTCTAACAATTGGTATAATGGGAATGCTGATTCAATATCTGAGTTGA
- a CDS encoding GSCFA domain-containing protein, with amino-acid sequence MKLQTQIPLQKAQNQVNYDSRLVLLGSCFSENIGQKFSYFEFRALQNPFGILFHPLAIENLVSRTILGKVYTEEDVFFHNERWQCYDAHSDLSAVSKESLLNALNQGIEQTAKHLEQATHICITLGTAWVYRHLEIDAVVANCHKVPQKQFSKALLRIEEIIASLNSIMASVQSLNPNAQFIFTVSPVRHIKDGFVENQRSKAHLVAAVHEVISTSTVKADYFPSYEIQMDELRDYRFYKEDMVHPNQLAIDYIWEKFKIAWIAEEAQKTMQQVDAIQKGLSHRPFHPTSEQHLKFLKSLQTKISDMQKQFPFMEFTNPNSGS; translated from the coding sequence ATGAAACTCCAAACCCAAATACCTTTACAAAAGGCTCAAAATCAAGTTAACTATGACAGTAGGTTAGTGTTATTGGGATCCTGTTTTTCGGAGAATATTGGGCAAAAGTTCAGTTACTTCGAGTTTCGGGCACTTCAGAACCCGTTTGGTATTTTGTTTCATCCGTTGGCAATTGAAAATTTGGTCTCTCGAACCATATTAGGGAAGGTCTACACGGAAGAAGATGTGTTTTTTCACAACGAACGCTGGCAGTGCTATGATGCACATTCGGATTTAAGTGCTGTTTCTAAAGAAAGCTTGCTCAACGCCTTAAACCAAGGAATTGAACAAACTGCAAAACATTTGGAGCAAGCTACACACATTTGCATAACACTGGGTACGGCTTGGGTATACCGTCATCTGGAAATAGATGCCGTAGTAGCCAACTGTCATAAAGTTCCTCAAAAACAGTTTTCTAAAGCGTTGTTGCGTATTGAAGAGATTATTGCGAGTCTCAACAGTATCATGGCTTCGGTACAATCTCTCAATCCCAATGCCCAATTTATTTTTACCGTATCACCGGTACGTCATATAAAAGATGGTTTTGTTGAAAATCAACGGAGCAAGGCACATTTAGTAGCTGCTGTTCATGAGGTTATTTCCACTTCTACAGTAAAGGCGGATTACTTTCCTTCTTACGAGATACAAATGGATGAGCTACGCGATTATCGCTTTTATAAAGAGGATATGGTACACCCAAATCAATTAGCTATTGATTACATCTGGGAGAAGTTTAAAATAGCGTGGATTGCAGAGGAGGCTCAAAAAACAATGCAACAGGTTGATGCCATTCAAAAGGGATTAAGTCATAGGCCATTTCATCCAACTTCTGAACAGCATTTAAAGTTTTTAAAATCGTTACAGACAAAAATAAGCGATATGCAAAAGCAGTTCCCGTTTATGGAATTTACCAACCCTAATTCAGGCAGCTAG
- a CDS encoding DUF4230 domain-containing protein — MKKVFLGVLITLAAVLVFRSCAEDREEKSILQENSMLIQTQIDNVSKLIVTEGHFAEVYNYKDSKMLFGPFISAEKKALVVVNADVTIAYDLSKIEFEVDESTKTLHIKSIPEAEVKINPDFEYYDVTSDYLNMFEASDYNKIKKNVKASLMKKVEASALKSNAENRLISELQKFYILTNSMGWTLSYKNQPVEQNLPEVLFKD, encoded by the coding sequence ATGAAAAAAGTATTTTTAGGTGTCTTAATTACTTTGGCTGCTGTGCTGGTTTTTCGTTCATGTGCTGAGGATAGGGAAGAGAAATCTATCCTTCAGGAGAATAGTATGCTTATTCAGACGCAGATAGACAATGTGAGCAAGTTGATCGTTACCGAAGGCCATTTTGCCGAAGTGTACAATTACAAAGATTCAAAAATGCTTTTCGGTCCTTTTATATCCGCAGAAAAGAAAGCTTTGGTTGTTGTAAATGCTGATGTGACCATAGCTTATGATTTAAGTAAGATTGAATTTGAAGTAGACGAGTCAACCAAAACACTGCATATTAAAAGCATACCTGAAGCCGAAGTGAAAATCAATCCTGATTTTGAATATTATGATGTCACTTCCGATTACCTAAACATGTTTGAAGCTTCCGATTACAATAAAATCAAAAAAAATGTAAAGGCTTCACTTATGAAAAAAGTAGAAGCATCGGCATTAAAAAGCAATGCTGAAAACCGGCTGATTAGTGAACTGCAGAAATTCTATATTTTGACGAATTCCATGGGGTGGACGCTGTCATACAAAAATCAACCTGTAGAGCAGAATCTGCCTGAAGTGCTTTTTAAAGATTAA
- a CDS encoding glucuronyl esterase domain-containing protein, whose amino-acid sequence MKPLLFILLTLTTLGLMAQPEANYDETKVPKFSVPDPLTTFSGEAITDSQEWEEKRKLEIYQFFEKQIYGKVPALLDEYSFKVIEQDNQALEGKAQRKQITVGLKKNNRTLNFNILLYLPNGNEKAPVFLGYNFHGNHTVTDDPNVIIPEAWNENNADLKISSNKATEASRGVRMHRWSIDKMLDNGYGLATVYYGEIDPDKNDFSDGLHSLFYAEEQTKPKTNEWGSIAAWAYGLSRAMDYLENDTNISNVIVFGHSRLGKAALWAGATDDRFSGVISNNSGCGGAALFKRKFGETIGHINNSFPHWFSESFKKYSNKEEILPVDQHQLLALIAPRPLYVASAVEDEWADPKGEFLSTQYASKVYGLYGKKGIDLTEFPETDRPIQQTMAYHMRSGKHDVTAYDWDQYMTWAETFAK is encoded by the coding sequence GTGAAACCATTACTTTTTATACTACTTACACTTACTACATTAGGACTTATGGCACAGCCAGAAGCCAACTATGATGAAACCAAAGTGCCAAAATTCTCGGTACCAGATCCCTTAACCACGTTCAGCGGAGAAGCAATTACCGATAGCCAAGAATGGGAAGAAAAGAGAAAACTGGAAATTTATCAATTTTTTGAAAAGCAGATATATGGAAAAGTACCCGCTTTATTAGATGAATATTCGTTTAAGGTTATTGAGCAAGATAACCAGGCTTTAGAAGGAAAAGCACAACGTAAACAAATAACCGTTGGCCTAAAGAAAAACAACCGCACACTCAATTTCAACATCCTTTTATATCTGCCTAACGGAAATGAAAAAGCACCGGTATTCCTAGGCTACAACTTTCACGGAAACCATACGGTAACAGATGACCCAAATGTTATTATTCCCGAAGCATGGAACGAAAACAATGCGGATTTAAAAATAAGCAGTAACAAAGCCACTGAAGCCTCTAGGGGCGTACGAATGCACCGTTGGAGCATAGATAAAATGCTGGACAACGGGTATGGATTGGCAACCGTTTATTATGGGGAAATAGACCCCGATAAAAATGACTTTTCAGACGGTTTGCATAGTCTGTTCTATGCGGAAGAACAGACCAAACCCAAAACCAATGAATGGGGCAGTATAGCAGCTTGGGCCTATGGTCTTAGCCGTGCCATGGATTATTTAGAGAACGACACCAATATCTCCAATGTAATTGTTTTTGGACATTCTAGACTAGGAAAAGCAGCATTATGGGCTGGAGCTACGGACGACCGTTTTTCTGGGGTGATAAGCAATAATTCCGGTTGTGGCGGTGCTGCATTATTTAAACGAAAATTTGGCGAAACCATAGGTCACATCAATAATTCGTTCCCGCATTGGTTTTCCGAAAGTTTTAAAAAATACAGTAATAAAGAAGAAATTTTACCAGTTGACCAACATCAATTATTGGCACTAATAGCGCCAAGACCTTTATACGTAGCAAGCGCCGTTGAAGACGAATGGGCAGACCCAAAAGGTGAATTTCTTTCTACACAATATGCATCTAAAGTTTATGGCCTTTACGGTAAAAAAGGAATTGATTTAACGGAGTTTCCTGAAACGGACCGTCCCATTCAGCAAACTATGGCTTACCACATGAGAAGTGGCAAGCATGATGTTACTGCGTATGATTGGGACCAATATATGACCTGGGCAGAGACTTTTGCAAAATAA
- a CDS encoding aromatic amino acid hydroxylase produces MTYTSNPVLDKLPVHLQQYIKPQDYSDYSAIDQAVWRYVMRKNVDYLSKVAHTSYLEGLQKTGISIDYIPNMYGMNRILKEIGWAAVAVDGFIPPSAFMEFQAYNVLVIASDIRQLDHIEYTPAPDIIHEGAGHAPIIANPEYAEYLRRFGEIGSKAISSAKDYELYEAVRHLSIIKEAQGTPQDKIDKAENRIEELQENMGEPSEIALIRNLHWWTVEYGLIGTPENPKIYGAGLLSSIGESAWCMTNEVEKKPYSLDAAYTSFDITKPQPQLFVTPDFAYLSQVLEEFANTMALRKGGLSGINKLIASKELGTIELSTGLQVSGNFDKVISYEGKPAFFQTNGPTALSFRDKELVGHSIKKHAASFGSPMGKLKGINLAIEDMSPLDLKAYNIFEGQHVSLEFEGEIKITGEIITGTRNLQGEIILVTFKNCTVTHKDNVLFKSDDEMYSMAVGREIVSAYNGPADLSSFDLVTHKVSSTTIKPKNNTSHSQLEAYYEQVRQYREGKNITISRHKVFEAIRDTYPNDWLLPVELYELAKENGDHDFAHEISTYLQTVKLNNPKVGRLIDDGLDLINHKFKTEELN; encoded by the coding sequence ATGACGTACACTAGCAATCCTGTTTTAGACAAACTGCCCGTGCATTTGCAGCAGTATATAAAACCGCAAGACTATAGTGACTATTCCGCTATAGACCAGGCTGTTTGGAGGTACGTAATGCGTAAAAACGTGGATTACCTAAGTAAAGTAGCCCATACCTCCTACTTGGAGGGCTTACAGAAAACGGGGATTTCCATTGACTATATTCCTAATATGTACGGCATGAACCGTATTTTAAAGGAAATAGGTTGGGCTGCAGTTGCGGTTGACGGGTTTATACCTCCATCGGCATTTATGGAATTCCAAGCATATAATGTTCTTGTTATTGCTTCTGATATTCGTCAATTAGACCACATAGAATACACTCCTGCTCCCGACATTATACATGAAGGAGCTGGTCATGCCCCTATTATAGCTAATCCTGAATACGCCGAATATCTAAGACGATTTGGAGAAATAGGTTCCAAGGCAATTTCTAGTGCCAAAGATTACGAATTATATGAAGCCGTTCGCCACCTTTCTATCATAAAAGAGGCCCAAGGTACTCCACAAGATAAAATTGACAAGGCCGAAAACCGAATTGAAGAGCTACAGGAGAATATGGGCGAACCCAGTGAAATTGCACTCATACGAAACTTGCACTGGTGGACCGTTGAATACGGGCTTATAGGCACACCGGAAAATCCAAAAATATATGGCGCTGGACTCCTTTCCTCTATTGGCGAAAGTGCTTGGTGCATGACCAATGAAGTTGAAAAAAAGCCCTATTCTTTAGATGCCGCCTATACTTCTTTTGATATTACAAAACCACAGCCCCAGCTTTTTGTTACTCCAGATTTCGCTTACCTAAGTCAGGTTTTAGAGGAGTTTGCGAACACTATGGCTTTGCGAAAAGGCGGTTTGAGCGGAATAAACAAATTGATTGCATCCAAGGAACTAGGTACAATAGAACTCAGTACCGGACTACAGGTTTCAGGTAATTTTGATAAGGTTATATCATATGAAGGCAAACCTGCTTTCTTTCAAACCAATGGGCCAACCGCACTCTCTTTTAGAGATAAAGAACTTGTAGGTCATAGTATTAAAAAACATGCCGCCAGCTTTGGCTCTCCAATGGGTAAACTAAAAGGCATTAACCTGGCCATAGAAGATATGAGCCCGCTAGACCTTAAGGCCTATAACATTTTTGAAGGACAACACGTTTCTCTAGAATTTGAAGGCGAAATAAAGATTACAGGAGAAATCATCACTGGTACCCGAAATTTACAGGGAGAAATTATTTTAGTCACTTTTAAAAATTGTACTGTCACCCATAAAGACAACGTGCTCTTTAAGAGTGATGATGAAATGTACAGCATGGCGGTAGGCAGGGAAATAGTATCGGCATACAATGGCCCTGCGGATTTAAGCAGTTTTGATTTGGTTACCCATAAAGTTTCATCCACCACTATAAAACCAAAAAATAATACTTCGCATTCGCAATTAGAAGCATATTACGAGCAGGTCCGTCAGTATAGAGAAGGAAAAAACATTACAATTTCTAGGCACAAAGTATTTGAGGCCATTAGAGATACGTATCCTAACGATTGGTTATTACCTGTAGAACTTTACGAGTTAGCCAAAGAAAACGGAGACCATGACTTTGCCCATGAGATTTCAACCTATTTACAGACCGTAAAACTAAATAATCCCAAAGTAGGCCGTTTAATAGATGATGGTCTCGACTTGATAAACCATAAATTTAAAACCGAGGAATTGAACTAA
- a CDS encoding DUF4136 domain-containing protein, whose product MKKIKILVVPMLVLLFLSSCTSVRVLSDYDKEANFNSYKSYAFYKTGIDKSQISDLDKKRILRAIESEMTKRGFSKSENPDILVSIFTKEKEQVDIYNNYWGGGWGWGWNPYYWGPGWGGGNNVSTRTEGSLYIDLIDSKSKELVWQGKGVGNLTTTGNIAKKEERIQEFVSEILMQYPPNIVATK is encoded by the coding sequence ATGAAAAAGATTAAAATTTTAGTGGTGCCCATGCTCGTGTTGCTATTTTTAAGTTCGTGTACCTCTGTACGTGTGCTTTCTGACTACGACAAAGAAGCCAATTTCAACAGTTACAAATCCTATGCTTTTTATAAGACCGGAATTGACAAATCCCAAATTTCCGATTTGGACAAAAAGAGAATCCTTAGAGCCATAGAGTCCGAAATGACCAAACGTGGCTTTTCCAAATCTGAAAACCCAGATATTTTAGTGAGTATTTTCACTAAGGAAAAAGAACAAGTTGATATCTACAACAACTACTGGGGTGGTGGTTGGGGCTGGGGCTGGAACCCGTATTACTGGGGGCCAGGCTGGGGCGGTGGCAATAATGTCAGCACCCGCACCGAAGGTTCATTATACATAGACCTAATAGACTCAAAAAGTAAAGAATTAGTTTGGCAAGGTAAGGGTGTTGGAAACCTAACAACCACCGGTAACATAGCCAAGAAAGAGGAGCGTATTCAAGAATTCGTATCTGAAATTCTAATGCAATACCCACCTAATATTGTGGCCACTAAATAA
- a CDS encoding DUF5522 domain-containing protein, whose amino-acid sequence MKKIIPPEEGDFYLSEEGYRVFTKQYHLKRGYCCESGCRHCPYGFDPKTNRQ is encoded by the coding sequence ATGAAAAAAATAATTCCGCCAGAAGAAGGCGACTTCTACCTATCGGAAGAAGGGTATAGAGTTTTTACAAAACAGTATCATTTAAAGAGAGGCTATTGTTGCGAGAGTGGTTGCAGACACTGCCCATATGGTTTCGACCCTAAAACGAACCGTCAATAA
- a CDS encoding 1-aminocyclopropane-1-carboxylate deaminase/D-cysteine desulfhydrase, whose protein sequence is MRVTTVNQEVHLPILAQKGVSLVIKREDRIHPLISGNKYRKLKYNLEEAKAEGFGTLLTFGGAFSNHIAATAYAGKIHNLKTVGIIRGEEIAQKWQENSTLKLAQSHGMKFKFVSRDLYRQKEIPNFLEELKNEFGDFYLLPEGGTNPLAIKGCQEILTPADADFDVICCAVGTGGTIAGISNAASSSQKVLGFPALKGDFLQEDICKFAARNNWELQSDYHFGGYAKVTGELVDFMNTFLKKTKIQLDPIYTGKLLFGIMDLVQKDYFSPKTNILAIHTGGLQGIEGVNRILQKKKLPLINV, encoded by the coding sequence ATGCGTGTAACAACTGTCAATCAAGAAGTACATTTGCCAATACTGGCCCAAAAAGGGGTTTCTCTTGTTATTAAAAGGGAAGACCGTATCCACCCCTTAATTTCTGGCAACAAATACAGAAAGCTAAAATACAATCTAGAGGAAGCAAAAGCAGAAGGTTTTGGTACGCTTTTGACTTTTGGAGGTGCTTTTTCCAATCATATTGCGGCAACTGCCTATGCAGGGAAAATTCACAATTTGAAGACTGTTGGCATTATTAGAGGAGAAGAAATTGCTCAAAAATGGCAGGAGAACAGTACTTTAAAGTTGGCCCAATCCCATGGTATGAAGTTTAAGTTTGTTTCACGGGATCTATATAGACAAAAGGAAATTCCCAATTTTTTAGAGGAGCTAAAAAATGAATTCGGAGATTTTTATCTTTTACCGGAGGGTGGAACCAATCCTTTGGCCATAAAGGGGTGTCAGGAGATTCTAACCCCTGCCGATGCTGATTTTGACGTAATCTGCTGTGCTGTAGGTACAGGCGGTACAATTGCCGGTATTAGCAATGCGGCTTCTAGTTCACAAAAAGTTTTGGGGTTTCCAGCACTCAAAGGCGATTTTTTACAAGAAGATATTTGTAAATTCGCAGCAAGAAATAATTGGGAATTGCAATCCGATTATCATTTTGGGGGCTATGCCAAGGTTACTGGGGAGTTGGTTGACTTTATGAATACTTTTTTAAAGAAGACGAAAATTCAGCTGGATCCCATTTATACGGGAAAATTACTTTTTGGAATAATGGATTTGGTCCAAAAAGATTATTTCTCTCCCAAAACTAATATTTTGGCTATCCACACAGGAGGTCTACAGGGTATAGAAGGAGTGAATCGCATTTTGCAAAAGAAAAAACTACCATTAATAAACGTATGA